From a region of the Bacteroidota bacterium genome:
- a CDS encoding DUF5666 domain-containing protein, which translates to MTLGIGTIQAQSNLMFSKDAAFSNEDREFAENDVIYIKVEASDVDFSSVRVAHFTLTPRTEDTEYDGEFINNFDGTYTAEIPIADLDLVDYLWNWDGLIEDDAGNSFATRVLLRIGDPAQFSGFEVRAVVESVGTDFFVLKGNEFLVDDQTEFVFPDFHTDPNGDPGIAPPPNAGPQPASFEDVKEGFKVRVKVEPSNGALHASRVEIFGEPYVPGEVNLSGRVQSIDQESRSFVVRDRQVFVNEYTSVGNSDETVGDQEIPEWLVGRQISIYGHFQEDDSILAHFVHVAEGVREELEVRGVVEEVEDNKMVVQGFPFVVLPTTVVEDFTSDGRDQGGEGDGGEGGDDDGGNPDGTGKAASFNDVDPGLVVRVYGVVNADGVQVAERIAIESGVDSGIRISGAVEALNEGGFSIRNWSVNVTDYTHLFNDTFEEVPFEELPDGQLVLVFGEIYEDGVIKAHHIEYRRQERDEFTLFGPITALEPGVMTVWDIPFTVDEDAVFEVGPEEFVAFEDLTVGQIVEVVGLPDASGALAVERVHIPQGFDDGVRISGEMTNLSEQGFSVLGKDVVIMPETQFRDRNYEPLDFATFEDGTAVQVFGHFSPDGGIIAYEVMLTGADREEIELWSVIDTVNGDIITVSGIDFYVGANTSVYFDSETGGEEGSPGDLVAGDVVSIVGVLDEQGTPFIEWVYVPRQPGDQVRISGEVSGAFENGMVLWGQEVLFTEFTQFYNEDFQPVGPEAVVDGVKVDVFGQYDEFGVIRADVVEFRGANLEELSLNGQIEFFDGFTVVVGGTSFKITDGTQVYDNNGDDTGAGGTDAPGKYSGTPLREGPGKFAGAATGLENLEEGLRVEVFGALDQDGEYVANVIHINDEGDRVRISGSLEGLEESSLFLQGRVVLVGPETFIQNENFESVALETLVDGQYIEVYGEFLADGSVDAHNIEIRPGSGEQLEFWGDIESIQGELVVVLGTAFVASEFTFVNNDKGEPLTLEDLAPGMEVNIRGDRGEDGVVVATDIFVPGNHVTAWMNGEVEFVGTEDLQVQGRTIVTGPETSFFDPSYAQITLADVQAGQSVFVYGEVGEDGVLVAFSVEVRGTEFSELQVFGPVGTVDGDLLEINGRTYTLTEDTYISGPDGFEVPAEELTPGQFVSVVVIPDATGSPVVAKVYLEESQNDNNLRMRGAVQEVTADGLMLQGRFVVLGEETMIVGDNYEPVPLEALEIGQIVTVFGGFDPDGNVHAYKIEALKEQLEEIEFRGVVAAVNGELFVIRDTEFFVNEDSYFEDNNGFPVDFMTLTPGTIVSVVGAPAGPGTFNIVRMHVGAGDGDRHVNISGQVAGLDLANGFLEVQGRVVRVEDFVEVIGANFEFIPLSELEEGMNVRVFGQYEGEGSVHAYRIEVRSGEGFEVEFRGRIEILEDQQILVRGLPFVVTPNTWIGDAQGTPLTLEDLQSGQIVSIAGAPGEGDVHNALHIFVSNGNEDRSIRVSGRLVDVDGDRRILVVRNHVVAINPEAEIVGDTYERIAFEALAAGRQVSIWGWLHENGDIEGFRVELRLPNKEDFQIVGVLTDIEDRFVYVNGVKFLVPTEAFVGAPDIGRLAFDRLFPGMVVNVEGDTGELGGLIAEKVQIFGLDERQSIEVIGSLGNLGNDQFDVGTLGMSYDDKTFLLDGNDQRIGAAALQDGYNVAAFAFGDGDDLNVRFMRVFDIVRDERSVLGRVESLSTNSFTIRELTFEVNEETVYLDPLGDPMAFADLLERMRVEVKAVADGNVLVAREVQAKPRDRKLTGTVTDIQGDYLVVAGLTITIDPMTVFLNGDEEAISQTDIVPGQTANLTVTLGPGGQPLATEVRLLPRIEDEVVLNGTVEAVVDDLIVVLGRRFQVIPNTLMVDENDSPISIQGYSVGDAVRIRALLLAGDNLVALRVRKLDAAATDIKVEGPIVSVSASTLEVMGIFFFINESSQFYDLNRNEVTVNEFAEGQTVSVTGEGQANGTVVVTRVNVQNVSLSSGETTGIVDGEFSMFGNDYSVDENTMVLGENNVQLDLNDVEAGQFLEVRGVGEAEGGVAGKTGASILASKIKIIDAEGSGEYELEVEPEGTATEDEVLPEDYALFQNYPNPFNPITTIRFSLPANADVTLKIFDVTGREVQTIVSSAMAAGTHEVQWNGRNSAGLRVASGVYLYRLEAGRNVMTRRMVLLK; encoded by the coding sequence ATGACCTTGGGAATTGGGACAATACAGGCGCAAAGTAACCTGATGTTTTCCAAAGACGCCGCCTTCAGCAATGAAGACCGGGAGTTTGCGGAGAACGATGTAATTTATATAAAAGTGGAAGCTTCGGACGTGGATTTTTCCAGTGTTCGAGTTGCCCACTTTACCCTTACGCCACGTACCGAAGACACCGAGTACGACGGCGAATTCATTAACAACTTCGATGGTACCTATACCGCCGAGATTCCAATTGCAGACCTCGATCTGGTGGATTATCTCTGGAACTGGGATGGGTTGATTGAAGACGATGCCGGCAACTCATTTGCCACCCGGGTATTGCTTCGCATCGGAGACCCCGCACAATTTTCGGGATTTGAAGTCCGTGCTGTAGTTGAATCTGTGGGTACGGACTTTTTTGTGCTGAAAGGCAACGAATTTCTCGTTGATGATCAGACTGAATTTGTTTTTCCTGACTTCCACACAGACCCCAATGGCGACCCGGGCATTGCTCCGCCGCCAAACGCCGGCCCACAGCCCGCCAGTTTTGAGGATGTAAAGGAAGGATTCAAGGTTCGCGTAAAAGTTGAGCCTTCCAACGGTGCTTTGCATGCCAGCCGCGTTGAAATCTTTGGCGAGCCTTATGTGCCCGGCGAAGTCAACCTCAGTGGCCGTGTTCAGAGCATCGACCAGGAGTCCAGAAGTTTTGTTGTTCGCGACCGCCAGGTTTTCGTGAATGAGTATACCTCGGTGGGTAACTCAGATGAAACCGTTGGTGACCAGGAAATTCCTGAATGGTTGGTAGGTCGTCAGATCAGCATCTACGGACACTTCCAGGAAGACGACTCAATCCTTGCACATTTTGTACATGTTGCAGAAGGTGTACGTGAAGAGCTGGAAGTCCGAGGCGTTGTTGAAGAGGTTGAAGACAACAAAATGGTTGTCCAGGGCTTCCCGTTTGTGGTTTTGCCAACAACGGTAGTTGAAGACTTTACCTCTGATGGCCGCGACCAAGGCGGCGAAGGTGATGGTGGGGAAGGAGGAGATGATGATGGTGGAAATCCTGATGGTACCGGCAAAGCTGCCAGTTTCAATGATGTCGATCCTGGCCTGGTTGTGCGTGTCTACGGCGTTGTTAACGCTGATGGTGTGCAGGTGGCAGAACGCATTGCAATCGAATCTGGTGTTGACAGTGGTATCCGCATAAGCGGTGCAGTGGAAGCGCTGAACGAAGGTGGATTCAGCATCCGCAACTGGTCGGTGAATGTAACCGATTATACCCATCTCTTTAACGACACCTTTGAAGAGGTACCCTTTGAAGAGCTGCCAGATGGTCAGCTTGTGCTTGTGTTTGGTGAGATCTACGAAGATGGTGTTATAAAAGCCCATCATATCGAATATCGCCGGCAAGAGCGCGACGAATTTACCCTCTTTGGACCCATCACAGCCCTCGAACCTGGTGTAATGACGGTTTGGGATATCCCCTTTACCGTTGATGAAGACGCTGTGTTTGAAGTAGGTCCAGAAGAGTTTGTTGCTTTTGAAGACCTCACAGTCGGACAGATTGTAGAGGTTGTAGGTTTGCCTGATGCTTCAGGTGCATTGGCCGTAGAACGCGTGCACATCCCACAGGGATTTGACGACGGTGTACGCATTAGCGGCGAAATGACCAACCTGAGCGAACAAGGCTTCTCCGTGCTTGGCAAAGATGTTGTAATCATGCCTGAAACGCAGTTCCGCGATCGGAATTACGAACCGCTGGATTTTGCAACCTTCGAAGATGGCACGGCAGTGCAGGTTTTCGGACACTTCAGTCCTGATGGTGGCATCATTGCTTACGAGGTCATGCTCACCGGCGCTGATCGCGAAGAAATCGAATTGTGGAGCGTCATTGACACTGTAAACGGCGATATCATCACCGTGAGCGGTATTGATTTCTATGTTGGCGCAAACACGAGCGTGTATTTCGACAGCGAGACTGGTGGTGAAGAAGGCAGCCCGGGAGACCTGGTTGCTGGTGACGTTGTTTCAATCGTGGGCGTACTGGACGAGCAAGGTACACCATTCATCGAATGGGTATATGTGCCGCGCCAGCCAGGCGATCAGGTTCGTATTAGTGGCGAAGTATCTGGTGCCTTTGAGAACGGTATGGTGCTTTGGGGACAGGAAGTTCTGTTCACAGAGTTTACCCAGTTCTACAACGAAGACTTCCAGCCTGTTGGGCCAGAAGCTGTTGTTGATGGTGTAAAAGTCGATGTGTTCGGTCAGTATGACGAGTTTGGCGTGATCCGGGCTGACGTGGTGGAATTCCGTGGCGCTAACCTGGAAGAATTATCGCTAAATGGTCAGATCGAATTCTTCGACGGTTTCACCGTTGTTGTTGGTGGTACTTCTTTCAAAATCACCGATGGCACACAGGTATATGATAACAATGGCGACGATACAGGCGCCGGCGGCACAGATGCGCCGGGCAAGTATTCCGGTACGCCATTGCGCGAAGGGCCAGGTAAATTTGCCGGCGCAGCAACAGGACTCGAAAATCTTGAAGAAGGCCTCCGGGTAGAAGTATTTGGCGCCCTTGATCAGGATGGCGAGTATGTTGCCAATGTCATTCATATCAATGATGAAGGAGACCGCGTCCGCATAAGTGGTTCACTTGAAGGCCTTGAAGAAAGCAGCCTGTTTTTGCAGGGCCGCGTTGTTCTGGTTGGTCCTGAAACCTTCATCCAGAACGAAAACTTCGAATCTGTCGCACTTGAGACGCTTGTTGATGGCCAGTATATCGAGGTATACGGCGAGTTTCTTGCAGATGGTAGTGTGGACGCACACAACATCGAAATTCGTCCGGGCAGCGGTGAGCAGCTTGAATTCTGGGGAGACATCGAGTCTATTCAGGGTGAGCTTGTTGTTGTACTTGGTACAGCTTTCGTTGCAAGCGAATTTACTTTCGTGAACAACGACAAAGGAGAGCCGCTTACCCTGGAAGACCTTGCTCCAGGCATGGAAGTCAACATCCGAGGCGATCGTGGCGAAGATGGTGTTGTTGTTGCAACAGACATCTTTGTGCCGGGCAACCATGTTACCGCGTGGATGAACGGTGAAGTTGAGTTTGTAGGAACAGAAGACCTGCAAGTACAGGGCCGCACAATTGTAACGGGTCCTGAGACCAGCTTCTTTGATCCCTCTTATGCCCAAATTACCCTTGCAGATGTACAAGCCGGCCAGTCCGTGTTTGTATACGGTGAAGTAGGGGAAGATGGCGTCCTGGTGGCTTTCTCTGTCGAAGTACGTGGTACTGAGTTCAGTGAATTGCAGGTCTTTGGCCCAGTAGGTACTGTTGATGGTGATTTACTCGAAATCAACGGCCGTACCTACACGCTGACTGAAGATACGTACATCTCTGGTCCGGATGGATTTGAAGTGCCGGCCGAAGAGTTGACGCCCGGTCAGTTTGTTAGCGTTGTTGTTATTCCCGATGCTACCGGTAGCCCCGTGGTTGCCAAAGTGTATCTCGAAGAATCACAGAACGACAACAACCTCCGAATGCGTGGCGCCGTTCAGGAAGTCACAGCTGACGGCCTCATGTTGCAGGGACGGTTTGTGGTACTCGGCGAAGAGACCATGATTGTTGGCGATAACTATGAGCCTGTACCGCTCGAAGCCCTTGAAATCGGTCAGATTGTGACTGTGTTTGGTGGCTTTGATCCAGACGGCAATGTACACGCGTACAAAATAGAAGCCCTTAAAGAGCAGCTCGAAGAAATTGAGTTCCGCGGTGTTGTCGCCGCGGTGAACGGTGAGCTGTTTGTCATTCGGGATACAGAGTTTTTCGTTAATGAGGACTCGTACTTCGAAGATAACAACGGTTTCCCTGTAGACTTTATGACGCTCACGCCTGGTACAATTGTGAGTGTTGTGGGTGCACCTGCAGGACCAGGCACCTTCAATATCGTGCGGATGCACGTGGGTGCTGGTGATGGCGACCGCCACGTGAACATCAGTGGTCAGGTTGCCGGCTTGGATTTGGCAAATGGCTTCCTCGAAGTTCAGGGCCGCGTTGTGCGGGTCGAAGACTTTGTAGAAGTTATTGGTGCTAACTTTGAGTTCATACCCCTTTCTGAACTGGAAGAGGGCATGAATGTCCGCGTGTTTGGTCAATACGAAGGAGAAGGTTCGGTTCATGCATACCGCATCGAAGTTCGCAGTGGCGAAGGCTTCGAGGTTGAGTTCCGTGGCCGTATAGAAATCCTGGAAGATCAGCAAATCCTCGTGCGTGGGTTACCTTTTGTAGTAACGCCCAATACCTGGATTGGTGATGCACAGGGTACGCCACTTACGCTGGAAGACCTCCAGTCTGGCCAGATCGTTTCAATTGCTGGCGCGCCTGGGGAAGGTGATGTGCACAATGCACTGCATATCTTCGTTTCCAACGGCAATGAAGACCGCAGCATTCGCGTGTCTGGTCGCCTGGTTGACGTAGATGGTGACCGGCGTATCCTTGTGGTACGGAATCATGTAGTGGCAATCAATCCTGAAGCAGAGATTGTAGGGGATACCTACGAGCGCATTGCTTTTGAAGCCCTGGCTGCTGGCCGGCAGGTTTCGATCTGGGGTTGGCTGCACGAAAACGGGGATATCGAAGGATTCCGCGTTGAACTACGTTTGCCGAACAAAGAGGACTTCCAGATTGTGGGTGTACTCACCGACATCGAAGACCGCTTTGTGTATGTCAATGGCGTTAAATTCCTTGTACCAACAGAAGCCTTTGTTGGTGCTCCCGACATTGGCCGGCTTGCATTTGACCGTCTCTTCCCAGGCATGGTTGTTAATGTTGAAGGCGACACAGGTGAACTCGGTGGCCTGATTGCAGAAAAAGTTCAGATCTTCGGACTGGATGAGCGTCAATCTATCGAAGTCATCGGCTCGCTGGGCAACCTGGGCAATGACCAGTTTGATGTAGGTACTCTCGGCATGAGCTACGACGACAAAACCTTCCTGCTGGATGGCAATGACCAGCGCATTGGCGCGGCTGCCCTGCAAGATGGATACAACGTAGCAGCATTTGCCTTTGGCGATGGCGACGATCTGAATGTTCGCTTTATGCGCGTATTTGATATCGTACGGGATGAGCGCTCTGTGCTCGGCCGTGTTGAGTCGCTTTCCACCAACTCGTTCACGATCCGAGAACTCACGTTTGAGGTGAATGAAGAAACCGTATACCTCGATCCGCTTGGCGACCCGATGGCGTTTGCTGATCTGCTCGAGCGCATGCGCGTTGAGGTGAAAGCAGTTGCTGATGGCAATGTGCTCGTCGCCCGCGAAGTACAGGCCAAGCCGCGTGATCGCAAGCTCACCGGTACGGTAACAGACATCCAGGGAGATTACCTGGTTGTTGCCGGCCTTACAATCACAATTGATCCGATGACAGTCTTCCTGAATGGCGACGAAGAAGCCATCAGTCAGACGGATATCGTACCAGGCCAGACGGCGAACCTTACCGTTACCCTCGGCCCTGGTGGACAACCACTGGCTACCGAAGTCCGGCTCTTGCCGCGCATCGAGGACGAAGTGGTACTCAACGGTACCGTTGAGGCTGTTGTCGACGATCTGATTGTTGTACTTGGCCGTCGATTCCAGGTTATTCCGAACACGCTTATGGTTGACGAAAACGACAGCCCAATAAGCATCCAGGGGTACAGCGTTGGCGATGCAGTTCGCATCCGAGCCCTGCTCCTGGCCGGCGATAACCTTGTTGCCCTGCGCGTTCGCAAGCTCGACGCAGCGGCTACTGACATCAAAGTTGAAGGACCAATTGTATCCGTGAGCGCTTCTACGCTCGAGGTGATGGGTATCTTCTTCTTCATCAATGAATCCTCTCAATTCTACGATCTCAACCGCAATGAAGTGACGGTTAATGAGTTCGCAGAAGGACAGACCGTTTCCGTGACGGGTGAAGGTCAGGCCAATGGCACCGTTGTCGTAACCCGGGTTAATGTACAGAACGTTTCACTCAGTTCTGGCGAAACAACGGGTATTGTCGATGGCGAATTCAGCATGTTTGGCAATGACTACTCAGTGGATGAAAACACCATGGTACTTGGTGAGAACAACGTACAGCTCGACCTCAATGATGTCGAAGCCGGCCAGTTCCTCGAAGTGCGCGGTGTGGGTGAAGCTGAAGGTGGTGTAGCTGGTAAAACAGGCGCATCTATTCTTGCATCGAAGATCAAAATCATCGATGCAGAAGGATCTGGTGAGTACGAACTCGAAGTTGAGCCTGAAGGCACAGCCACAGAAGACGAAGTACTGCCGGAAGACTATGCCCTCTTCCAGAACTACCCGAACCCGTTCAACCCGATCACAACCATCCGATTCTCCTTGCCGGCGAACGCGGATGTGACGTTGAAAATATTCGACGTAACGGGTCGTGAAGTACAAACCATTGTGTCTAGCGCAATGGCTGCAGGTACGCATGAAGTCCAGTGGAACGGACGCAACAGTGCGGGACTGCGTGTGGCTTCTGGTGTCTACCTTTACAGGTTGGAAGCCGGCCGCAATGTGATGACCAGACGGATGGTGCTGCTCAAGTAG
- a CDS encoding serine/threonine-protein kinase, giving the protein MGSPEKIGDIQPYAELHRGPLTTAYKGFQKAKDRFVLLKLLHVRHARSEKVVARFKEEIQQVSRLKHEGVVQVYASGRDNDNVYVATEYVEGMTLATLLKKGPLPPTIAAYVLAEVASTLKRAHEKNYIHRDIRPSNILISKEGQVKVTDFGFGAVLHDAAGKDLDVQGEAAYFAPEYVVGKSPSPATDVFSLGAVCFEMLLGKAAFTGADAAEMLEKIREYDPVSYLQDDEDLPSQVRRICQQMLKKKPEQRYQDCTVLLADLNAYRKGRGTSAVATTGDMKSFLDDPEAYVRRLKDKPVTLRTREPRQKAEDREVVPERAKTPAVSRDALLKRTRMIGIVVAVLFVFGGLSFAGSFFFSKDGSFGAKNNPNNGAVSASSGGTATAVRKSGKGGTPVKTNNTSQNAAEPAENAPNPVKEVTVIGDDPLEKLIAKADSFRAAGDSDAIPDTVVLAPPDSRTGKMTIVSTPAATVYRGSDSLGVTPLTMVVAPGTHRITLQNPAFPPFETLVDVVPGRETPFKISLWSLVGAVTIATQPGVDISINGTYRDKTPLMSPLILKPGAHSITLTHPNYGTVQEQFDIQAGESKTLRYDLAGAGE; this is encoded by the coding sequence ATGGGCAGCCCAGAAAAAATTGGTGATATACAGCCGTATGCGGAGTTGCATCGTGGGCCGCTTACAACGGCCTATAAAGGTTTCCAGAAAGCAAAGGACCGTTTTGTTCTGCTGAAGCTTCTCCATGTTAGGCATGCACGAAGCGAAAAAGTTGTAGCCCGTTTTAAAGAGGAGATACAACAGGTTAGCCGGCTTAAACACGAAGGTGTTGTCCAGGTATACGCTTCCGGACGTGACAATGATAACGTCTACGTTGCCACCGAATATGTGGAAGGCATGACACTGGCAACGCTCCTCAAAAAGGGCCCTTTGCCACCCACTATTGCAGCGTACGTACTGGCTGAAGTAGCTTCGACGCTTAAACGTGCCCACGAAAAGAATTACATTCACCGGGATATCCGGCCATCTAATATTCTCATCTCCAAAGAGGGCCAGGTAAAAGTAACAGATTTTGGCTTTGGGGCCGTGTTACACGACGCAGCCGGCAAAGATCTGGATGTGCAGGGCGAAGCAGCCTATTTTGCACCTGAATATGTTGTAGGCAAATCACCTTCTCCAGCAACTGACGTGTTTTCCCTTGGGGCAGTGTGTTTTGAGATGTTGCTCGGTAAGGCTGCTTTTACAGGCGCTGATGCAGCGGAAATGCTGGAAAAAATACGAGAATATGATCCTGTTTCGTATTTGCAGGATGATGAAGACCTGCCCTCTCAGGTACGTCGCATTTGTCAGCAGATGCTCAAAAAGAAGCCCGAGCAGCGGTATCAGGATTGCACGGTTCTACTGGCAGATTTAAATGCTTACCGTAAAGGCAGGGGGACAAGCGCCGTTGCTACAACGGGGGACATGAAAAGCTTCCTTGATGACCCGGAAGCGTACGTGCGCCGGCTCAAAGATAAACCGGTTACCCTGCGAACAAGGGAGCCACGACAAAAAGCGGAAGACCGGGAGGTGGTGCCTGAACGGGCGAAAACACCAGCCGTTTCGCGCGATGCACTGCTCAAGAGAACCCGGATGATCGGTATTGTGGTTGCCGTATTGTTTGTGTTTGGCGGACTCAGTTTTGCCGGCTCGTTCTTCTTCAGCAAAGACGGTTCGTTTGGCGCAAAGAATAACCCCAATAATGGTGCAGTCTCAGCGTCTTCTGGAGGTACAGCTACCGCGGTTCGTAAAAGTGGGAAAGGGGGGACGCCTGTAAAAACGAACAACACATCGCAAAACGCGGCAGAGCCAGCAGAAAATGCCCCTAATCCTGTAAAAGAAGTAACCGTAATTGGAGACGATCCGCTTGAGAAGCTGATTGCAAAGGCAGACAGTTTCCGGGCTGCCGGCGATAGCGACGCAATTCCTGATACGGTTGTTTTGGCACCACCAGACAGCCGGACCGGTAAAATGACGATTGTCTCCACGCCGGCGGCTACAGTATATCGGGGCAGTGATTCGCTTGGGGTTACACCACTCACCATGGTTGTTGCCCCCGGAACGCACCGTATTACGCTACAAAACCCAGCGTTTCCTCCTTTTGAAACCCTGGTAGATGTCGTGCCTGGTAGAGAAACTCCCTTTAAGATATCGTTATGGTCTTTGGTTGGGGCTGTGACTATTGCCACACAGCCCGGTGTTGATATTTCAATTAACGGTACATACCGCGACAAAACGCCTCTGATGAGCCCGCTTATTCTAAAACCCGGCGCCCACAGCATTACACTCACTCACCCGAACTATGGAACAGTACAGGAGCAGTTTGACATCCAGGCAGGTGAGTCGAAAACGCTCCGCTACGACTTGGCCGGCGCCGGCGAGTAA
- a CDS encoding FxLYD domain-containing protein, producing MRYIAFCAVFVLLLVSGCQSEPEVSDANQVQVEDVKYSLLPGGARIVSGTLFNPSEALVKGAQIQISLFDSNNIRVSSMSITVKDVPAGERKAFRQPVDTDLDIKGASVRSVLVL from the coding sequence TTGAGATATATAGCCTTTTGTGCCGTTTTTGTATTGCTTCTGGTCTCAGGTTGTCAGTCAGAACCTGAAGTGTCCGATGCAAATCAGGTTCAGGTTGAAGACGTCAAATATTCCCTGCTGCCTGGTGGTGCACGCATCGTGTCCGGTACACTTTTTAATCCATCTGAAGCACTTGTGAAGGGTGCACAGATTCAGATTTCGTTGTTCGACAGCAACAACATCAGGGTGTCGAGCATGAGCATCACTGTTAAAGATGTGCCGGCAGGTGAACGCAAAGCATTTCGCCAACCCGTAGATACAGACCTTGATATCAAAGGTGCGTCTGTGCGCAGTGTGCTTGTACTGTAG